A single region of the Lates calcarifer isolate ASB-BC8 linkage group LG16_LG22, TLL_Latcal_v3, whole genome shotgun sequence genome encodes:
- the mlip gene encoding LOW QUALITY PROTEIN: muscular LMNA-interacting protein (The sequence of the model RefSeq protein was modified relative to this genomic sequence to represent the inferred CDS: deleted 2 bases in 1 codon) codes for MDSLNKSVEKVSIGAPPKPSFFTFVPVVHKLPFKSIITEEGERSGAGKPNKIVAVSHEKTSKETMSDGEIFKAELVFIKDSVGGGAGNVIKPETEHQPSLDHMSLSHTKASPSVSVQSENTPNHVATRTDSMETAADKHRGISQRQCHDTSGRAEVSSGCFANRVWVSEDRTSPTNSADLFPTLASSRESILSEGLDIDKSWSAVQLSSVTSPLSLSCTVSPCSSVRSGIFTPAVTQIKKHFLAPGSSLVHIPQSCFSSCESLSSSVCPQSSPPRHRPPLTRLSLLTAILRKGRLPVLSSALQRPYTPCWPVNPVTLSFCNACSAASSVASIPLEFSSRFSSSASIDSQSNVHRETNRCVTAPPPVQSNELSRTCPQTQVKRCSEQIRSSSVPRWEQLISPTPVKSNAPPQAPLPLLCSNFKSLSPAEREKMLDCRTSKNLQHTHISYSKAPDLNPATLTCTSRVTQIITLRLISLSPKLTHEQETSAPQKWSHSPNSSLSRLQLLSQKLRTPPVCPPQLQPLQSHAPGVTIFPTRTNTASPLPASQNTKGRCESERSCPGSQTATPSQSKAHCLSPSRYTPISFPGWPSPTSSPTPTPSPAPPIRDLTPSPSLSLRSTTPSPRPGSGISDCSDREGKKRKTHKIKLSYKSLAAIPTNTLLLDQQAIDEQVEREDSPCDILDRGVTLDRGDTDTHAEMCSPAQLRQQSEELYAVIDEILANSIPAPSRSSTTNVGVQRSNSPFSKSLGRETKYASLCSLHPSAGVERKLMDPRKTKPGVIRPMTAIPRLTVEDEEEFHPNPFKQSVIKQTLTDNKKVENMSPKEAGKDLCTSSKGVLMRDERKPDRNSPFSLCNLQITEPEDQISRHAKDASFSPTKGRMEAFETHI; via the exons GTTTCAATAGGAGCGCCACCTAAGCcttcttttttcacatttgtgccAGTGGTGCACAAATTACCATTTAAAAGCATTATTACTGAGGAAGGGGAGAGATCTGGAGCAGGAAAACCAAATAag ATTGTAGCTGTGTCCCATGAGAAGACAAGCAAGGAGACCATGTCGGACGGTGAGATTTTCAAAGCAGAGTTAGTCTTTATAAAAGACTCTGTGGGGGGAGGAGCAGGAAACGTGATTAAGCCGGAGACCGAACATCAA ccttCATTGGATCACATGAGCTTGTCTCACACCAAAGCCTCTCCTTCAGTCAGCGTTCAGTCTGAAAATACACCCAATCACGTAGCCACCAGGACGGACTCTATGGAAACAGCTGCTGATAAACACAGGGGCATTTCCCAGCGGCAGTGTCACGATACCTCTGGACGTGCTGAGGTTAGCTCGGGTTGCTTTGCAAATAGAGTGTGGGTGTCAGAAGACAGAACAAGCCCCACAAACTCCGCAGACCTGTTCCCCACCCTGGCTTCATCCAGAGAGTCCATCCTCTCAGAGGGCTTGGACATAGACAAGAGCTGGTCTGCCGTGCAGCTTTCCTCCGTGACCTCTCCTTTAAGCCTCAGCTGCACTGTCTCCCCCTGCTCGTCTGTCCGCTCTGGCATCTTCACTCCCGCTGTCACCCAGATAAAGAAGCACTTTCTCGCACCTGGCTCTAGTCTGGTTCACATCCCTCAAAGCTGTTTCTCATCCTGTGAGAgcctgtcctcctctgtctgcccCCAGTCCTCTCCTCCCCGGCACCGGCCACCTCTCACCCGACTCTCCCTCCTCACTGCCATCCTGAGAAAAGGCCGTCTTCCTGTtctgtcctctgctctgcagAGACCTTACACCCCCTGCTGGCCTGTTAACCCTGTGACCCTGTCCTTCTGTAATGCCTGCTCAGCAGCCTCCAGTGTGGCCTCCATTCCCCTGGAGTTCTCTTCTCGGTTCTCCTCGTCAGCGTCTATAGATAGTCAGAGCAACGTTCACAGGGAGACTAATAGATGTGTCACCGCTCCTCCACCTGTGCAGTCAAATGAGCTCAGCAGAACATGCCCTCAAACTCAAGTTAAAAGATGCTCAGAGCAAATTCGCTCAAGCAGTGTGCCTAGATGGGAGCAGCTTATTTCACCCACACCAGTGAAGAGCAACGCCCCACCCCAagctcctctgcctctgttgtGCTCAAACTTCAAATCTCTTTCTCCAGCAGAGCGTGAAAAAATGTTAGACTGTAGAACTTCCAaaaacctgcaacacacacacatctcctaTTCTAAGGCCCCTGATCTGAACCCAGCAACACTCACATGTACCTCAAGGGTCACACAGATAATAACCTTAAGA CTCATCTCCCTGTCCCCTAAACTTACTCATGAACAAGAGACCTCAGCGCCCCAGAAATGGAGTCACTCGCCAAATTCATCTCTCTCAAGGCTTCAATTGCTTTCTCAAAAACTGAGAACTCCACCTGTTTGCCCTCCTCAGCTTCAGCCTCTTCAATCACATGCTCCCGGTGTCACAATTTTCcccacacgcacaaacacagcatcacCTCTCCCTgcttcacaaaacacaaaaggaaGGTGTGAGTCAGAGAGGAGCTGCCCTGGCTCCCAAACTGCCACACCATCACAAAGCAAAGCCCACTGCCTGTCCCCTTCCCGCTACACACCCATCAGTTTCCCTGGATGGCCGTCGCCCACCAGCTCCCCCACGCCTACGCCCTCTCCTGCTCCACCAATCAGAGACCTCACCccgtctccttctctctccctgcgCTCCACCACGCCCTCCCCAAGGCCAGGGAGTGGAATATCAGACTGCAGTGACAGGGagggtaaaaaaagaaag ACACACAAGATTAAGCTGAGCTACAAATCACTCGCTGCCATTCCCACAAACACCCTCCTGTTGGATCAGCAA GCAATTGATGAGCAGGTAGAGAGAGAAGACAGTCCCTGTGACATACTGGACAGAGGTGTTACATTGGACAGAGGTGACACAGACACCCATGCTGAG ATGTGCTCACCTGCTCAGCTCAGGCAACAGTCAGAGGAGCTTTATGCAGTCATTGATGAGATATTGGCAAATTCCATTCCAGCA CCCTCCAGGTCATCGACTACAAACGTTGGTGTGCAG CGGAGCAACTCACCATTTTCAAAATCCTTGGGACGTGAAACCAAATAT GCATCGTTATGCAGCTTGCACCCATCTGCTGGTGTGGAAAGAAAGCTGATGGATCCTAGAAAG ACAAAACCTGGAGTTATTCGTCCAATGACAGCCATTCCAAGACTGACagtggaggatgaggaagaattTCATCCAAACCCCTTCAAACAGTCTGTCATCAAGCAGACCTTAACTGACAACAAAAAG GTGGAAAATATGAGTCCTAAGGAGGCAGGGAAAGATCTTTGCACAAGTTCAAAAGGTGTTCtgatgagagatgagaggaaaccTGACAGAAATAGTCCATTCTCACTATGTAACCTGCAGATTACAGAGCCTGAAGACCAGATCAGTCGCCATGCCAAAGATGCTTCTTTCAGTCCTACCAAGGGGCGGATGGAAGCTtttgagactcacatttaa